AGTCGAAGCGGTGCCGATCGACCAGTTGGAAGGTCGTATCGCAGCGGTGATGCTGGTGCCATATCCGCCGGGCATCCCGCTGATCATGCCGGGCGAACGTTTCACCGAGTCCACCCGCTCGATCCTCGACTACCTGGCCTTTGCGCAGAGCTTCGAGCGCAACTTCCCAGGCTTCGACTCCGATGTCCACGGCCTGCAAGTGCGCGAGGTGGACGGCGAGCGGCGTTACACCGTGGAGTGCTGCAGGTAGCCCGGGCAGGGCGGGCCTGCCGGCGGTTTTGCAAAGTCCAACTATTCTTGTCGGAATCGGTACAGGGAGAAACGAGGAAAAAGGGAGGTTTCCCATGCGCTGCCCCTCGACGTTGCCGAACGAAAACGAGCGCCTGAGAGCGCTTTCCGACTATGGATTCGATGACGAAGCGCTGCTGCCCAGCCTGGACCCGGTGGTGCAGATCGCTGTCCGCATGTTCGGCATGCCGGCCGCGGCGGTGAACATGATCGGCAGCGACCACGTGTTCTTCGCCGCTGCCACCGGTGTGGGAGAAGTGGACATGGGGCGCGACGTTTCCTTCTGTGCCCACGCCATCAGCCAGGCAGAGGTGATGGTGGTGCCCGATGCCCGTCGTGACGGGCGCTTCCATGACAACCCGTTGGTCACCGGCTCGGCCGGCGTGCGCTTCTATGCTGGTGTTCCGCTGCTCTCGGTGGACGGCCTCCCGCTGGGGGCGTTGTGCATCATCGACAGGCAGCCCCATGAGGATTTCTCGGGCGACGACCGCGAGCGTCTGCGCGAACTGGCGCGCATGGCCGCCGACCGCCTGGAACTGCGCCGCATCGAGGTGGCCTCGGCGCGCACCCGGCCGTTGTTCGACGAATACGCCGGCAGCTCTCCGACGCCTGTGGTGTGGTTCGACTGCTGGGGGGAGATCGCTGCCTGGAATGAAGCGGCTGCCGGCCTCTACGGCTACTCGCTGGAAGAGGGCGCGGGGCAGTCGTTCGAGGCGCTGCTGCCTGAGCGCAACCGGGCCGCGTTTCGCAGCCTGATCAACCGCGCAATCGACGCCACCTCGCTGGACGGCATGGACGTCCCGGCGGAGATCACTGGCGTACGCAGCGATGGTTCCGAGCTGGCGCTGGGGCTCACGCTGTTCTGCTGGACGGAGAAGGGCAAGCTCAAGTTCGAGGCCGTACTGAAGGACCTGACCGTGCTGCACCAGGAGGAGCATGCGCTGCGCCAGTTGGTCAATGTCGACATGCTCACCGGCCTGGTGAACCGTGGGCGTTTCTATCGGATTACCGAGGATATCCTGGTGCAGTCGAGGCCCGCGGCGGTGCTGGTGATCGACCTGGACGGCTTCAAGGATGTCAACGATTCGCTCGGCCATGCCGTGGGGGACGGCATCCTGCGCGAAGTCGCCGCCCGGCTGGAGCGGCTGGCCAGTACCGGCGCCACGGTGGCGCGGATCGGCGGCGACGAGTTCGCTATCCTCGAATCCAACCTGATTTCTCCGGAGCAGGCGATGCGCCTGGCGCAGACGGCTATCAGCCGTATTGCCGAGCCGATCGTGATCGATTCCCACGAGGTGCGGGTCGCGGCCAGTTGCGGGGTTGCGCTGGCGCCACTGCACGCCCAGGAGGCCCTGGAGCTGGTTGGCGATGCCGATCTGGCTCTATTCAAGGCCAAGAGCAGCGGGCGCAGCCACGCCTTCGTCTTCGTGCCGGCGCTGAAAATGGAGGCGGCGGCACGGCATCTGTACGGCATGGAGCTGCACAGGGCAGTGGCCAATGGCGAGTTCCTGCTGTTCTACCAGTCGCAGGTCAGCCTCAAGGACGGTGCCCTGCGAGGCGCCGAAGCGCTGCTGCGCTGGCAGCACCCGCAACGTGGCCTGCTGTCGCCAGCGGCATTCCTGCCGTCCCTGGAAGGCGGGCCGCTGGCGGCGATCGTCGGCACCTGGATTCTCGACGAAGCCTGCGCCCAGGCTGCGTACTGGCGACGCAACGGTGCGCCGTATTTGCGTGTCGGAGTGAACCTGTTCGGCGCGCAGTTCCGCATGGGCAACCTGGTCTCCCAGGTGCTCGAAGCGCTCGACCGCCACGGACTCCCGGCCGAGGCGCTGGAGCTGGAAATCACCGAGAACATTGTGCTCAACCACGACGACGCGGTTCTCAATACCCTGCGAACCCTGCGCAGCCACGGTGTGGGCATCGCCTTTGACGATTTCGGCACGGGCTACGCCTCGCTCAGTCTGCTCAAGACCTATCCGCTGAGCCGTATCAAGATCGATCGCAGCTTCGTGCTGGGCATGCTGGAGTCCCAGCAGGATCTGTCGGTGATCCGCGCCATTCTCGACATG
The Pseudomonas triclosanedens DNA segment above includes these coding regions:
- a CDS encoding putative bifunctional diguanylate cyclase/phosphodiesterase; the protein is MRCPSTLPNENERLRALSDYGFDDEALLPSLDPVVQIAVRMFGMPAAAVNMIGSDHVFFAAATGVGEVDMGRDVSFCAHAISQAEVMVVPDARRDGRFHDNPLVTGSAGVRFYAGVPLLSVDGLPLGALCIIDRQPHEDFSGDDRERLRELARMAADRLELRRIEVASARTRPLFDEYAGSSPTPVVWFDCWGEIAAWNEAAAGLYGYSLEEGAGQSFEALLPERNRAAFRSLINRAIDATSLDGMDVPAEITGVRSDGSELALGLTLFCWTEKGKLKFEAVLKDLTVLHQEEHALRQLVNVDMLTGLVNRGRFYRITEDILVQSRPAAVLVIDLDGFKDVNDSLGHAVGDGILREVAARLERLASTGATVARIGGDEFAILESNLISPEQAMRLAQTAISRIAEPIVIDSHEVRVAASCGVALAPLHAQEALELVGDADLALFKAKSSGRSHAFVFVPALKMEAAARHLYGMELHRAVANGEFLLFYQSQVSLKDGALRGAEALLRWQHPQRGLLSPAAFLPSLEGGPLAAIVGTWILDEACAQAAYWRRNGAPYLRVGVNLFGAQFRMGNLVSQVLEALDRHGLPAEALELEITENIVLNHDDAVLNTLRTLRSHGVGIAFDDFGTGYASLSLLKTYPLSRIKIDRSFVLGMLESQQDLSVIRAILDMARSFDLETIAEGIETTAQRDRLRKERCTEGQGYLFAKPMPASQFEQAFAIGGRQFGSA